A section of the Nitrospirota bacterium genome encodes:
- a CDS encoding FAD-dependent oxidoreductase — protein sequence MAEFTQQATVLSVTDLTPHVRQLVVLPQTQNIAFQPGQWVSLKLPVGAKPPLNRAYSMAAPGTTTGELTLVFDRVVGGLGSGFLYQLKPGDRVPLSGPYGNFTVPEPLDRELLLIARYTGLVPIRCILKQLYSQRQTGSVLLIAVAPAEDEFLFHQELLTLAVTNPGLRYLPLVAAGGEQQGVDLTLSMLRPLIEDAPKVIPMLCGTKAFVRPLRAYFVQTGYDRKEVKVETYD from the coding sequence ATGGCAGAATTCACTCAGCAGGCCACGGTCCTGTCGGTCACCGATCTCACACCCCACGTCCGTCAGCTTGTTGTGCTTCCTCAGACACAGAACATCGCCTTCCAGCCTGGTCAGTGGGTGTCTTTGAAGCTGCCTGTCGGCGCGAAGCCTCCCCTCAATCGCGCCTATTCCATGGCAGCCCCCGGTACGACTACCGGCGAACTGACCCTGGTGTTTGATCGCGTGGTCGGAGGGCTGGGCTCCGGCTTTCTCTATCAACTCAAACCCGGTGACAGGGTACCACTCTCCGGGCCCTATGGAAATTTCACCGTTCCAGAGCCGCTCGACCGGGAGCTCTTGCTCATTGCACGTTACACCGGTCTCGTTCCTATACGCTGCATATTGAAACAACTCTATTCCCAGCGACAGACCGGGTCCGTCTTGTTGATTGCTGTGGCCCCTGCAGAAGACGAATTCCTGTTTCATCAGGAATTACTCACGCTGGCTGTGACCAATCCCGGGCTCCGGTATTTGCCTCTGGTCGCTGCCGGCGGTGAACAGCAAGGGGTCGATCTCACACTGTCGATGCTCCGCCCCTTGATCGAAGACGCGCCGAAAGTGATTCCCATGCTGTGCGGGACGAAGGCTTTTGTGCGTCCGTTGCGCGCCTATTTCGTCCAGACTGGGTACGACCGAAAAGAAGTGAAGGTCGAAACGTATGACTGA
- the gltX gene encoding glutamate--tRNA ligase, with translation MSQVRVRFAPSPTGFLHIGGVRTALFNWLFARQQKGVFILRIEDTDQGRSTDESIQAIIEGMTWVGLDWDEGPFRQTERIDLYRSHAMKLLEQGDAYWCVCKAEELEARRKEAEAKGLSPKYDGRCRDRGLTNPTGDAALRFKSPQDGETIVDDLIKGKIQFDNRVQDDLIILRSNGYPTYNFSVVVDDGLMNITHVVRGDDHLTNTPRQIPIFGALGFSVPQFGHLPMILGSDKARLSKRHGATSIMAYKDMGYLSDAIVNYLARLGWSYGDQELFTRQELIEKFSWKSVQTSAAVFNPDKLLWLNAEYIKTSPPRQVAQALVPLLENAGLKAEVSAVSQNWLAQLVVLVKERAKTLVEMVEWVKPYFGEAVMFEEEAAKKFLTPAIAPMLGKLLKRFETIPSFSKQEWEEAFKTLVEEEAIKMGQLAQPVRVALTGRTASPGLFEVMEVLGRDRTLARLRAGIERAYSGQA, from the coding sequence ATGAGTCAGGTCAGAGTCAGATTCGCGCCAAGCCCAACCGGCTTTCTCCACATCGGCGGTGTCCGCACCGCGCTGTTCAACTGGCTCTTCGCCCGCCAGCAGAAGGGCGTGTTCATCCTCCGCATCGAAGATACTGATCAGGGTCGTTCCACCGATGAATCGATCCAAGCCATTATCGAAGGAATGACATGGGTTGGACTCGATTGGGACGAGGGGCCTTTCCGTCAAACCGAGCGTATAGACCTCTATCGCAGCCATGCGATGAAGCTTTTGGAACAAGGTGACGCGTACTGGTGCGTATGCAAAGCGGAAGAGCTCGAGGCGCGGCGTAAGGAGGCCGAGGCCAAGGGGCTGTCGCCCAAATACGACGGCCGCTGTCGTGATCGTGGCCTGACGAATCCGACCGGCGATGCGGCGCTGCGCTTCAAGTCTCCACAAGATGGAGAGACCATAGTCGACGATCTGATCAAGGGCAAGATCCAGTTCGATAATCGCGTTCAGGACGACCTGATCATTCTCCGGTCGAACGGCTACCCGACGTACAACTTTTCAGTCGTGGTTGATGATGGGCTGATGAACATTACCCACGTGGTGCGGGGAGACGATCACCTGACCAACACGCCGAGGCAGATTCCGATCTTCGGTGCGCTTGGGTTTTCAGTTCCTCAGTTCGGGCACCTGCCGATGATCTTGGGCTCGGACAAGGCCAGACTTTCTAAACGTCACGGGGCGACCTCGATCATGGCATACAAAGACATGGGCTACCTCTCCGATGCGATAGTGAACTATCTGGCCCGGCTTGGGTGGTCGTACGGCGACCAGGAACTCTTCACCCGTCAAGAGCTGATCGAAAAGTTTTCTTGGAAAAGCGTGCAGACATCGGCAGCGGTATTCAATCCTGACAAACTCTTGTGGTTGAATGCCGAATACATCAAAACAAGCCCTCCACGCCAAGTGGCTCAGGCGCTCGTTCCTCTGTTAGAAAATGCAGGCCTGAAAGCCGAGGTCTCCGCTGTCTCGCAAAACTGGCTCGCACAGCTGGTTGTGTTGGTCAAGGAACGGGCGAAGACGCTGGTCGAGATGGTCGAGTGGGTGAAGCCGTATTTCGGCGAAGCGGTCATGTTCGAGGAGGAAGCTGCCAAGAAATTCTTGACGCCGGCGATAGCTCCGATGCTAGGCAAATTGTTGAAGCGGTTCGAGACCATTCCGTCTTTCTCCAAGCAGGAATGGGAGGAGGCCTTCAAGACGCTGGTTGAGGAGGAGGCAATCAAGATGGGACAGCTGGCCCAGCCGGTTCGCGTGGCGCTCACCGGTCGCACAGCCAGCCCTGGCCTGTTCGAAGTGATGGAGGTACTTGGAAGAGATAGAACATTGGCTCGGCTTCGAGCTGGGATTGAGCGCGCCTATTCCGGTCAGGCTTGA
- a CDS encoding DEAD/DEAH box helicase family protein — MSQPEAFSRILIDKALEFSGWDLLKPQQVQFELHTGNGRADYLLKDSLGRVLCVLEAKREGLDPYDAKEQARGYAENLNAPFIILSNGREHWFWNYERADQRDAYRIERLPSREDLERVRLKNLQPPRPLESEIITPDYLRHLKHDLKLRRYQIRAMDEIARLFDTKGLRKFLLEMATGTGKTLLCAALIRRFLMSRNAERVLFIVDRIELAKQTIEDFAVVLPEFKPVIYKTARRTGELLGASVVVATIQSLMTDRRYREEFTPFYFDLVINDEAHRSIYGDAREVVQFFQATRIGLTATPKAYLKNINMEQLAEENPQALEARQLRDTYHYFGCKPGFPTYRYDIIDAVKDPEGPFLCLPKIFDLRSDITTKALAESGWAVVVNEQDENFKIQDLEKKIFTPARNRLMCETFLKEAQKDPAGAIGKSIVFAVNQTHATNLTKIFNELQPGIALTITSRIPEASVLAKEFRDGKRAERIAVSVDMLSTGYNCRDLLNIGLFRPVFSPTEYIQIKGRGTRLYTFTIGHTAYEKSCFFLLDFCAVAEYFEEEYDYSLPLKVPREKKPSVATASYVHVDGGNSVAAEGQPEDFPRDRPARTIPTWEGIDTIVSQEVRIVGPNGEKVDIMTFRGGYERDIKEFVEKTPALKAAVEAEDDDAIETILNERFYHRPEMYYSPDKLIVSYGVPATTPAFVYNALGRKPLPTREAIITDTVDSIAARFNLRYSEQKWVDATAQLLAEDSTALRRFLAGDMTLFTASQFNQLGGVSALARFEDREKVFEALRQSTLVRQSVLGGSQLSSGPPQ; from the coding sequence ATGAGCCAACCTGAAGCCTTCTCCCGCATCCTCATCGACAAAGCTTTAGAGTTCAGCGGGTGGGATTTGCTGAAGCCCCAGCAAGTCCAATTCGAATTGCATACAGGGAACGGGCGAGCGGACTACCTGCTCAAGGACAGCCTTGGCCGGGTGCTCTGTGTCCTCGAAGCGAAGCGCGAAGGGCTCGATCCCTACGACGCCAAGGAGCAGGCACGCGGTTACGCCGAAAATCTCAACGCCCCTTTTATCATTCTGTCCAACGGCCGCGAGCATTGGTTTTGGAATTATGAGCGGGCCGACCAGAGAGACGCCTACCGTATCGAGCGTTTGCCATCGCGGGAAGATCTCGAACGAGTCCGATTAAAGAACCTTCAACCGCCGCGGCCGCTCGAAAGTGAAATCATCACACCCGACTATCTCCGCCACTTAAAGCATGACCTCAAGCTGAGGCGCTACCAGATTCGAGCGATGGACGAGATCGCCCGGCTGTTCGATACCAAAGGTCTCCGCAAATTCCTCCTTGAAATGGCCACCGGCACTGGAAAAACATTGCTCTGTGCCGCACTTATCCGACGGTTTCTCATGAGCCGCAATGCCGAGCGTGTTCTGTTCATCGTGGACCGTATTGAACTCGCAAAGCAGACCATTGAAGACTTCGCCGTCGTCCTACCGGAGTTCAAGCCGGTGATCTACAAGACAGCCCGCCGCACGGGCGAACTTCTGGGTGCCTCGGTGGTCGTGGCCACCATTCAATCGCTCATGACTGACCGCCGCTACCGCGAAGAGTTCACGCCGTTCTACTTCGACCTTGTCATCAACGATGAAGCCCACAGATCCATCTATGGCGATGCCCGCGAAGTTGTGCAATTTTTTCAGGCCACTCGCATCGGTCTTACGGCGACACCCAAGGCCTATCTTAAGAACATCAACATGGAGCAATTGGCCGAAGAGAACCCCCAGGCCCTGGAAGCTCGTCAGTTACGCGACACCTATCACTACTTCGGTTGCAAGCCCGGCTTCCCGACGTACCGCTACGACATCATCGACGCCGTGAAGGACCCAGAAGGCCCCTTCCTCTGCCTGCCGAAGATTTTCGATCTCCGCTCAGACATCACCACGAAAGCACTCGCCGAATCCGGCTGGGCGGTCGTTGTCAATGAACAAGACGAGAACTTCAAAATCCAGGATTTGGAAAAGAAGATTTTTACACCAGCCCGCAATCGCCTCATGTGTGAAACTTTTCTCAAGGAAGCGCAGAAAGATCCCGCTGGAGCTATTGGCAAATCCATCGTCTTCGCTGTGAACCAGACGCATGCGACCAACCTCACGAAGATCTTCAACGAACTGCAGCCCGGTATCGCGCTGACCATCACGTCACGCATTCCTGAGGCGTCGGTGCTGGCCAAAGAGTTCCGCGACGGCAAACGCGCAGAGCGCATCGCGGTATCCGTGGACATGCTCTCCACCGGCTACAACTGCCGCGACCTGCTCAATATCGGCCTCTTTCGCCCGGTCTTCTCGCCGACGGAATATATTCAGATCAAAGGCCGGGGGACCAGACTCTATACGTTCACAATAGGCCACACAGCCTATGAGAAGTCGTGCTTCTTCCTTCTCGATTTCTGCGCAGTCGCGGAATACTTCGAGGAAGAATACGACTACTCGTTGCCGTTGAAGGTTCCCCGTGAAAAGAAGCCATCCGTCGCAACTGCCTCGTATGTGCACGTCGATGGCGGCAACAGTGTGGCCGCAGAAGGTCAACCGGAGGATTTTCCACGGGACAGACCGGCCCGTACGATTCCAACATGGGAAGGCATAGACACCATTGTCAGCCAAGAAGTCCGTATCGTCGGGCCCAATGGCGAGAAGGTGGACATCATGACCTTCCGTGGTGGCTACGAGCGCGACATTAAGGAGTTCGTCGAGAAGACACCCGCGCTCAAAGCAGCCGTTGAAGCCGAGGACGACGACGCCATCGAAACCATCCTCAACGAACGGTTCTACCATCGTCCGGAAATGTATTACTCGCCGGACAAGCTCATCGTCTCCTACGGCGTCCCTGCAACCACACCGGCCTTCGTTTATAATGCGCTGGGTCGCAAGCCGTTGCCCACGCGCGAAGCCATAATTACCGATACCGTGGATTCCATCGCGGCTCGGTTCAATCTCCGTTACAGCGAGCAGAAATGGGTGGACGCCACAGCGCAACTTCTGGCCGAAGATTCAACGGCACTCCGGCGCTTCCTGGCCGGGGACATGACACTCTTTACTGCCAGCCAGTTCAACCAGCTAGGCGGCGTCTCTGCTCTGGCCCGATTTGAGGATCGAGAAAAAGTCTTCGAGGCCTTGCGTCAATCCACACTCGTTCGGCAAAGTGTGTTAGGCGGATCGCAATTATCATCTGGCCCTCCTCAATGA